One region of Carya illinoinensis cultivar Pawnee chromosome 8, C.illinoinensisPawnee_v1, whole genome shotgun sequence genomic DNA includes:
- the LOC122318347 gene encoding germin-like protein subfamily 2 member 1 has product MVAIVALLFVTSAIFFNAAAADPDLLQDVCVADLASGVKVNGFTCKDIANVSAADFFFEGLAKPGLTNNTLGSLVTAANVQKIPGLNTLGVSLSRIDYAPGGLNPPHTHPRATEIVFVLYGELDVGFITTANVLISKSIKKGEVFTFPKGLVHFQKNNGKVPAAVIAAFNSQLPGTQSIAATLFAATPPVPDNVLTKAFQVGTKEVEKIKSRLAPKK; this is encoded by the exons ATGGTGGCCATTGTCGCACTGTTGTTTGTTACTTCTGCTATATTCTTCAACGCTGCCGCCGCAGATCCTGACTTGCTTCAAGATGTCTGTGTTGCCGATCTCGCTTCTG GTGTGAAAGTCAATGGGTTCACGTGCAAGGACATTGCGAACGTATCTGCAGCAGACTTCTTCTTTGAGGGCTTGGCCAAACCAGGCCTAACCAACAACACTTTAGGCTCTCTGGTCACTGCAGCCAATGTTCAAAAAATCCCAGGCCTTAACACCCTCGGTGTCTCGCTCTCCCGCATTGACTATGCCCCCGGCGGCCTTAACCCACCTCACACGCACCCCCGAGCCACCGAAATAGTTTTTGTACTCTACGGTGAACTGGACGTGGGATTCATAACCACAGCAAATGTGCTCATATCCAAGTCCATCAAAAAGGGTGAGGTTTTTACGTTCCCAAAGGGTTTGGTGCATTTTCAGAAGAACAATGGGAAGGTGCCTGCAGCTGTGATAGCTGCGTTTAACAGCCAATTGCCAGGCACACAGTCCATTGCTGCCACCTTGTTTGCAGCCACACCTCCGGTGCCTGACAATGTCTTGACTAAGGCATTCCAGGTGGGTACCAAGGAGGTTGAAAAAATCAAGTCTAGGTTAGCTCCCAAGAAGTAG
- the LOC122318346 gene encoding glutamate--tRNA ligase, cytoplasmic codes for MEIKVLSFPADSPPLSVIVAAKLSGFALPTDTSLPPDSAPTLLFSNGMTLHGTYVLLRYIGRVAALPNFYGQNAYESGQIDQWLEYAPVFSLGSAFENACKYVDEFLQSHTVLVGNYLSIADIAIWSGLAGTGQRWESLRKSKKYQNLVRWFNSIFLEYSDALNEVTAIYVGKKKLVAAKSKEQQGENNQSKSSFEVDLPDAELGKVRLRFAPEPSGYLHIGHSKAALLNRYFAQRYQGQLIIRFDDTNPAKESNEFVENILKDIQTLGIEHDSVTYTSDYFPQLMEMAEKLICQGKAYVDDTPREQLQKERMDGIESRCRNNSLEENMKLWKEMIAGSERGLQCCLRGKLDMQDPNKSLRDPVYYRCNPVPHHRIGSNYKIYPTYDFACPFVDAIEGITHALRSSEYHDRNAQYQRIQEDMGVRKVHIYEFSRLNMVYTLLSKRKLLWFVENGKVDGWDDARFPTVQGIVRRGLKVEALVQFILEQGASKNLNLMEWDKLWTINKKIIDPVCPRHTAVVEERCVLLILLDGPEEPFTRIIPRHKKYEGAGEKCTTYSKRILIDHSDAESISVDEEITLMDWGNAIVKGIEKDQDGNITQLTGVLHLEGSVKTTKLKLTWLPETSELVNLTLVEFDYLITKKKLEEGEDFLDVVNPCTKKETAALGDSNLRNLHRGEILQLERKGYFRCDVPFIRPSKPIVLYAIPDGRQQTGLK; via the exons ATGGAGATTAAGGTTTTGTCGTTCCCAGCTGATAGCCCTCCACTATCGGTAATAGTAGCCGCCAAGCTTTCCGGCTTTGCTCTTCCAACGGACACGTCCCTCCCTCCTGACTCTGCTCCCACCCTTCTCTTCTCAAATGG GATGACATTGCATGGAACATATGTGCTTCTTCGTTATATTGGTCGGGTTGCCGCCCTTCCCAATTTCTATGGGCAGAACGCATATGAATCTGGCCAG ATTGATCAATGGCTTGAATATGCTCCCGTCTTTTCATTGGGTTCTGCATTTGAGAATGCATGCAAATATGTGGATGAGTTTTTGCAGAGTCATACCGTTTTGGTTGGTAACTATTTATCAATTGCAGACATAGCAATTTGGTCAGGTCTTGCAG GAACTGGGCAGAGATGGGAAAGTTTGAGGAAGTCAAAGAAGTACCAAAATCTTGTGCGGTGGTTCAATTCTATATTCTTGGAATATAGTGATGCCTTGAATGAAGTCACAGCAATATATGTTGGCAAAAAAAAGCTGGTTGCAGCCAAATCAAAAGAGCAACAGGGTGAGAATAACCAATCAAAAAGCTCCTTTGAAGTAGATCTTCCAGATGCTGAGTTAGGGAAGGTGCGACTGCGATTCGCACCCGAACCTAGTGGTTATCTTCACATTGGGCACTCCAAAGCGGCTCTGTTGAACCGGTATTTTGCTCAGCGGTACCAAGGTCAACTTATCATACGCTTTGATGACACAAATCCTGCCAAAGAGAGCAATGAATTTgtggaaaatattttgaaggatATTCAGACTCTAGGTATTGAGCATGATTCTGTTACATACACCTCAGATTACTTCCCCCAATTGATGGAGATGGCTGAGAAGTTGATTTGCCAGGGTAAAGCATATGTTGATGATACACCACGTGAGCAATTGcagaaagaaagaatggatgGCATTGAATCAAGATGTAGAAACAACAGCTTGGAGGAGAATATGAAATTATGGAAGGAAATGATTGCTGGATCTGAAAGGGGTTTACAGTGCTGTCTCCGTGGGAAGCTGGATATGCAAGACCCAAACAAATCACTTCGTGATCCAGTCTATTACCGTTGCAATCCAGTTCCCCACCATAGGATTGGTTCCAATTATAAGATATACCCAACCTATGATTTTGCATGTCCGTTTGTTGATGCAATTGAAGGTATAACACATGCATTAAGATCTAGTGAGTACCATGATCGTAATGCTCAGTATCAACGAATTCAAGAGGATATGGGGGTAAGAAAGGTTCACATTTATGAATTTAGCCGCCTGAATATGGTGTATACGCTTCTCAGTAAGCGTAAGCTTTTGTGGTTTGTTGAAAATGGAAAGGTTGATGGATGGGATGATGCACGTTTTCCTACTGTTCAGGGAATTGTTCGTAGGGGTTTAAAAGTTGAAGCATTGGTACAATTTATTCTTGAACAG GGAGCATCAAAAAATCTCAATCTGATGGAATGGGATAAACTCTGGACCATTAATAAGAAGATCATCGATCCTGTGTGCCCCAGACATACTGCTGTCGTTGAAGAACGGTGTGTTCTCTTGATTCTGTTAGATGGCCCTGAGGAACCATTTACTCGCATCATACCTAGGCATAAGAAATATGAAGGCGCTGGGGAGAAGTGTACAACTTACTCAAAGAGGATATTGATTGACCATTCTGATGCTGAATCCATCTCGGTAGATGAGGAGATAACATTAATGGATTGGGGAAATGCCATAGTGAAGGGAATAGAGAAGGACCAAGATGGAAACATCACCCAGTTGACAGGAGTTTTGCATCTGGAAGGATCTGTAAAGACCACAAAGTTGAAGCTTACTTGGCTACCTGAAACAAGTGAACTAGTTAACCTCACACTGGTGGAGTTCGactatttaattacaaagaaaaaG CTTGAAGAAGGAGAGGATTTCCTTGATGTGGTCAACCCATGCACGAAAAAGGAGACTGCAGCTTTAGGAGATTCCAACCTGCGGAATTTGCATCGGGGAGAGATATTGCAGCTGGAGCGGAAAGGATATTTCAGATGTGATGTTCCCTTTATTAGGCCTTCAAAGCCTATAGTTTTGTATGCGATTCCAGATGGCAGGCAGCAAACTGGTTTGAAGTAA